A window from Ignavibacteriota bacterium encodes these proteins:
- a CDS encoding glutathione synthetase yields the protein MGIAEIVGYMAASIGALIFVPQAIQTIKTRNTRSLSLPTFILISLNNILWMTYGILTSDAAIILSQVFVLPLGLLILIYKFKYG from the coding sequence ATGGGAATTGCTGAAATTGTTGGTTATATGGCAGCATCAATAGGGGCTTTAATTTTTGTTCCTCAAGCAATTCAAACAATTAAAACCAGAAACACAAGATCTCTTTCTCTTCCTACATTTATTTTAATTTCACTTAATAATATTCTTTGGATGACTTACGGAATATTAACATCAGATGCCGCAATAATACTTTCTCAAGTTTTTGTTCTTCCGTTGGGTTTGCTGATTTTAATTTATAAGTTTAAATATGGTTAA
- a CDS encoding Gfo/Idh/MocA family oxidoreductase, with product MLENDSSENKKVSRRDLLKGLSTVPILGVFAYDYWKKKSFERLKDKAVHLNLGLSKDSPKVISNNNEKSLGDVIKIGIIGVGGRGIALLKAAGFVDPSEYNSLSKKAKSGDESAKSRIASYQNQTLLNVQIIGICDVFDMRAEKAITIASNGIQPNSEPINLKNVKRYLRYQDLLANPEIDAVIIATPDFHHAQMTIDAVNSGKHVYCEKAMTLTEDELNKVYETVKNSKIVFQLGHQNSKNETFKKAKEIIDKNLLGKVTLVETTTNRNSKEGAWIRHLDSSGKPKPGSPKTIDWDQWLGNTPKIPFSLERYYGWARWFSYDTGLAGQLFSHEVDALNQIMGFGIPKSVTSSGGIYFFKEDRDMPDTFQSVLEFPDRQFTMLYSASLANSRSRGRVFMGHDASMEVGGDLKLIANDDSTQFKDKISNGIIDPSKPFYTFPEISKLKIDGVTSATEKYYAERGLIDTNINGKNIDITHLHVKEWIDVIRNGGKTGCDIEKAFIDTVSVLMVHKSYVENRKVEWDPINKKII from the coding sequence ATGTTAGAGAATGATTCATCTGAAAATAAAAAAGTTTCGAGACGAGATTTATTAAAAGGACTCTCGACTGTTCCAATTCTTGGTGTATTTGCTTATGATTATTGGAAAAAGAAATCGTTTGAAAGATTAAAAGATAAAGCTGTTCATCTTAACTTAGGATTAAGCAAAGATTCTCCTAAAGTTATTTCAAATAATAACGAAAAAAGTTTAGGCGATGTTATAAAAATTGGAATTATTGGAGTTGGCGGAAGAGGAATTGCATTATTAAAAGCCGCCGGATTTGTTGATCCAAGTGAATATAATAGTTTAAGCAAAAAAGCAAAAAGTGGTGATGAAAGTGCAAAATCAAGAATTGCTTCTTATCAAAATCAAACATTATTAAATGTTCAAATTATTGGAATTTGCGATGTTTTTGATATGAGAGCTGAGAAAGCAATCACAATTGCATCAAATGGAATTCAGCCAAACAGCGAACCGATAAATTTAAAAAATGTTAAAAGATATTTGCGATATCAAGATTTGCTTGCCAATCCGGAAATTGATGCAGTAATTATTGCAACACCGGATTTTCATCATGCGCAAATGACTATTGACGCAGTAAATTCCGGTAAACATGTTTATTGTGAAAAAGCAATGACTTTAACAGAAGATGAACTTAATAAAGTTTATGAAACTGTGAAGAATAGTAAAATTGTTTTTCAATTAGGTCATCAAAACAGTAAGAATGAAACTTTTAAAAAAGCGAAAGAAATTATTGATAAAAATCTTCTCGGCAAAGTTACTTTAGTTGAAACAACAACAAACCGAAATAGTAAAGAAGGCGCTTGGATTAGACATCTTGATTCAAGTGGGAAACCAAAACCAGGATCACCAAAAACAATTGATTGGGATCAATGGCTTGGGAATACTCCAAAAATTCCATTTAGTCTGGAAAGATATTACGGATGGGCTCGCTGGTTTTCTTATGATACCGGACTTGCCGGGCAATTGTTTTCTCACGAAGTTGATGCGCTAAATCAAATAATGGGATTTGGAATTCCTAAATCTGTAACATCTTCCGGAGGAATTTATTTTTTCAAAGAAGATCGTGATATGCCGGATACGTTTCAATCAGTTTTAGAATTTCCGGATCGTCAATTTACAATGTTGTATTCAGCTTCACTTGCAAATAGCAGATCTCGTGGAAGAGTTTTTATGGGACATGATGCAAGTATGGAAGTCGGCGGAGATCTAAAATTAATTGCAAATGATGATTCAACACAATTTAAAGATAAAATTTCTAACGGAATTATAGATCCTTCCAAACCATTTTATACTTTCCCGGAAATTTCAAAATTAAAAATTGATGGAGTAACATCTGCAACAGAAAAATATTATGCCGAGCGAGGATTGATTGATACAAATATAAATGGAAAAAATATTGATATCACACATTTGCATGTAAAAGAATGGATTGATGTAATTCGTAATGGAGGCAAAACCGGATGCGATATAGAAAAAGCATTTATCGATACTGTTTCTGTTTTAATGGTTCACAAATCATACGTAGAAAATAGAAAAGTGGAATGGGATCCGATAAATAAGAAAATTATATAA
- a CDS encoding DoxX family membrane protein yields the protein MKYSIIQTAVLLILRLVLGYHFLYEGIDKLLNETWTSAPFLLQANWIYTDFFHSLANNQTYLRITDLLNIWGQILIGISLIIGLYSKVAAYFGAFLLFMYYITVPPFLNNQMLIDKNVIEFLCFLVIAIFPTSQIFGIDFLLKKTK from the coding sequence ATGAAATACTCGATTATTCAAACTGCAGTTTTGCTGATTTTACGATTAGTGCTCGGTTATCATTTCTTGTATGAAGGAATTGATAAATTATTAAATGAAACTTGGACATCTGCGCCATTTCTATTACAAGCAAATTGGATTTATACTGATTTCTTTCATTCGCTTGCCAACAACCAAACTTATTTAAGAATTACGGATTTGCTAAACATTTGGGGACAAATTCTTATTGGAATAAGTTTAATAATAGGACTCTACTCAAAAGTTGCTGCATATTTTGGAGCTTTTCTTTTATTTATGTATTACATAACTGTTCCGCCATTTCTAAATAACCAAATGTTAATCGATAAAAATGTAATAGAATTTTTATGTTTTTTAGTAATTGCAATTTTTCCAACAAGTCAAATTTTTGGAATTGATTTTTTGTTAAAAAAAACAAAATGA
- a CDS encoding Gfo/Idh/MocA family oxidoreductase — protein MHYNRIIGANDRVRVGVIGFSGRFRGSLSKAFNAHSKNLNMEFVAVSDIWNKRRDEGVAYLSEMQGTKITGYRNNEELYEKSETDAVIISTADFQHAYHATEAVKSGRDAYVEKPLAESMDDNIMVLKAVNETGKIVQLGSQRRSGNNYQTAEKYIKSGKFGPIKIVEMSWNVNQPDRWRLPDVVAGLKETDVDWNRFLINREKVPFNPRIYCEYRLFWPYSSGIPGQWMVHQIDTVHWFTGFNYPLNVIASGGIYMWNDGRKNADTLTAILEYGPSNDPDPTKRFQVVYSSRFTNSAGGVKEIYYSNGGELNLDTNKVTSNGGLTKSHAEKYPEFGLKENLLADFNLAETASQVVTSANTGTDSDTTNHMLNWMECLRSRKQPNAPIEAGYNHSVASLMVTESLLRGKKVKFDESEQKIVDA, from the coding sequence ATGCATTATAACAGAATTATTGGAGCAAATGATAGAGTTAGAGTTGGTGTAATTGGTTTCTCCGGAAGATTTAGAGGGTCATTAAGTAAAGCTTTTAATGCTCATTCAAAAAATTTAAATATGGAATTTGTTGCTGTTTCAGATATTTGGAATAAAAGAAGAGATGAAGGAGTAGCATATTTATCCGAAATGCAAGGTACAAAAATTACTGGTTACAGAAATAATGAAGAACTTTATGAAAAATCGGAAACTGATGCTGTAATTATTAGTACAGCTGATTTTCAACATGCATATCATGCCACTGAAGCTGTTAAATCCGGAAGAGATGCTTATGTAGAAAAACCTTTAGCAGAATCTATGGATGATAATATTATGGTTCTTAAAGCTGTTAATGAAACCGGAAAAATTGTTCAACTTGGCTCGCAAAGAAGAAGTGGTAATAATTATCAAACTGCAGAAAAATATATTAAATCTGGAAAATTTGGTCCAATAAAAATTGTTGAAATGTCTTGGAATGTAAATCAGCCAGATAGATGGCGGCTTCCCGATGTTGTTGCCGGTTTAAAAGAAACAGATGTAGATTGGAATAGATTTTTAATAAATCGTGAAAAAGTTCCTTTTAATCCACGAATTTATTGTGAGTATAGATTATTCTGGCCTTATTCTTCTGGCATTCCTGGGCAATGGATGGTTCATCAAATTGATACAGTTCATTGGTTTACTGGTTTTAATTATCCTTTGAATGTTATTGCAAGTGGCGGGATTTATATGTGGAATGACGGTAGGAAAAATGCCGATACTTTAACTGCAATTTTAGAATATGGTCCATCAAACGATCCAGATCCGACTAAGAGATTCCAAGTAGTTTATTCATCTAGATTTACAAATTCAGCCGGTGGAGTAAAAGAAATTTATTATTCAAATGGTGGTGAATTAAATTTGGATACCAATAAAGTTACATCCAATGGGGGTTTAACGAAATCTCACGCGGAAAAATATCCTGAGTTTGGTTTAAAAGAAAATCTCTTAGCTGATTTTAATTTGGCAGAAACCGCTTCACAAGTTGTTACAAGCGCAAATACCGGAACCGATTCTGATACAACAAATCATATGCTAAATTGGATGGAATGTTTAAGAAGCAGAAAACAACCAAATGCTCCAATAGAAGCTGGTTATAATCATTCGGTTGCAAGTTTAATGGTTACAGAATCCTTGTTGAGAGGTAAAAAAGTAAAGTTTGATGAATCAGAACAAAAAATAGTGGATGCATAA
- a CDS encoding metallophosphoesterase family protein → MFIFKSKAQILIIFLCISFWINAQSERLVKNVIDDLVTKLYNEFSEAELANLNEEKIISLLTQNDLEILATKHWMFDVNVPVVVSIMQDKSQSTIPFWLIESSFTKTELEVKNEHSNYIVWQKKFSIGRVNLGINGFDKHRPHYFVSVQPQNKFDKLEILNCYPENQFISLMDIGSFTYHDWDELVLTEVPGSLKGGKLLTTVRGRAREAHLINAFRKTEFPSSEKPDQIILTWSGNPSSSQSIQWRTNNSINNGVVRYWLKDNNPQSEFLEKIANVKIIEDRLLQNDRYINHFTAELENLQSGKTYNYIVGNKEKNIWSDTAEFKTASNSENSFSFVYFGDTHKSKGFGELVEIAHENNPNAAFYSIGGDLVSTGLHRDEWDLLFNYSSKVFKNKPLMPTLGNHDSQDGLGSWMYQDLFNFPKNGPDNLPLETTYSFEYQNTFYLMIDVTAPFKMHTKWIEKQLSESNAIWKFVMIHFPPYSNDEVYPVIKKEWCSLFDQYHVDIVFSGHVHYYMRSKPMFNNRPVNSASDGTIYVISISTNDNDRPREMEDYVEVQFGGEYLYNLINIENNKLEFKAINQEGKILDNFSITK, encoded by the coding sequence ATGTTTATATTTAAGAGTAAAGCTCAAATATTAATTATTTTCTTATGTATAAGTTTTTGGATAAATGCTCAAAGTGAAAGATTAGTTAAAAATGTTATTGATGATTTAGTTACAAAATTGTACAATGAATTTTCCGAAGCTGAATTGGCAAATCTTAATGAAGAAAAAATAATATCACTTTTAACACAAAATGATTTAGAGATTCTTGCAACAAAACATTGGATGTTTGATGTGAATGTTCCAGTTGTTGTTTCAATTATGCAAGATAAATCACAATCAACAATTCCGTTTTGGTTGATTGAATCCAGCTTTACAAAAACTGAGCTTGAAGTTAAAAATGAACATTCCAACTATATAGTTTGGCAGAAAAAGTTTTCAATTGGGAGAGTCAATTTGGGAATAAATGGTTTTGATAAACATAGACCACATTATTTTGTTTCTGTACAACCTCAGAATAAATTTGATAAACTTGAAATATTAAATTGCTATCCGGAAAATCAATTTATTTCTTTAATGGATATCGGTTCATTTACTTATCACGATTGGGATGAATTAGTTTTAACTGAAGTTCCGGGAAGTTTAAAAGGTGGTAAATTATTAACAACAGTTCGAGGAAGAGCAAGAGAAGCACATCTGATAAATGCATTTCGTAAAACTGAATTTCCGTCATCCGAAAAACCGGATCAAATAATTTTAACATGGAGCGGAAATCCTTCATCATCTCAATCAATACAATGGAGAACAAATAATTCAATAAATAATGGTGTTGTAAGATATTGGTTAAAAGATAATAATCCGCAATCTGAATTTCTTGAAAAAATTGCAAATGTAAAAATAATTGAGGACAGACTTCTTCAAAATGATAGATATATAAATCATTTTACAGCAGAATTGGAAAATTTACAATCTGGAAAAACATATAATTATATTGTTGGAAATAAAGAGAAAAATATTTGGAGCGATACCGCTGAATTTAAAACTGCTTCAAATTCGGAAAACTCGTTTTCGTTTGTTTATTTTGGAGATACACACAAATCAAAGGGATTTGGTGAACTTGTTGAAATTGCTCATGAGAATAATCCTAATGCGGCATTTTATTCAATTGGCGGAGATTTGGTAAGCACAGGTTTACACAGAGATGAGTGGGATTTATTATTCAATTATTCATCAAAAGTTTTTAAGAATAAACCGCTAATGCCAACGCTCGGAAATCATGATAGTCAAGATGGACTTGGTTCTTGGATGTATCAAGATTTATTTAATTTTCCCAAAAATGGTCCTGATAATTTGCCTTTAGAAACTACGTATAGTTTTGAATATCAAAATACCTTTTACTTAATGATTGATGTAACTGCTCCATTTAAAATGCATACAAAATGGATTGAAAAGCAATTAAGTGAATCTAATGCTATATGGAAATTTGTGATGATACATTTTCCACCATATTCTAATGATGAAGTTTATCCAGTAATTAAAAAGGAATGGTGTAGTTTATTTGATCAATATCATGTTGATATAGTTTTTAGCGGTCACGTTCATTATTATATGAGATCAAAACCAATGTTTAATAATCGGCCGGTAAATTCAGCTTCAGATGGAACCATATATGTTATTTCAATATCAACAAATGATAATGATAGACCTCGCGAAATGGAAGATTATGTTGAAGTTCAGTTTGGGGGTGAATATTTGTATAATCTTATAAATATAGAAAATAATAAGTTAGAATTTAAAGCAATAAATCAAGAAGGAAAAATTCTTGATAATTTTAGTATTACAAAATAG
- a CDS encoding TIM barrel protein, producing the protein MKNRISRKEFIKYLSASSTALLIPGFNSISENNNKNSMKLGLVTYQWGKDWDIISLIKNCELAEIYGVELRVEHAHKVDINLSKFERKEVKKKFSDSKVKILGMGTNQQFDYMDQNELRNSIEITKEFIKLSYDIGGSGVKVKPNGFHKEIPKENTIEQIGKSLHELGMFAENFNQQIRLEVHGKETQELPNIKEIMDIAKHPNVKVCWNSNPEDLIGDGLEYNFNLVKKYLGDTVHIRELNIGDYPYNQLFTLLKKENYNGWILLECRTEPVDKVKALIEQRHIWEKMI; encoded by the coding sequence ATGAAAAATAGAATTTCACGGAAAGAATTTATAAAATATTTATCTGCTTCATCTACTGCATTATTGATTCCCGGTTTCAATTCAATTTCTGAGAACAATAATAAAAATTCAATGAAACTTGGTCTTGTTACTTATCAATGGGGAAAAGATTGGGATATTATTTCATTAATAAAAAATTGTGAACTTGCCGAAATTTATGGTGTTGAATTACGTGTTGAACACGCTCATAAAGTGGATATAAATTTATCAAAATTTGAAAGAAAAGAAGTAAAAAAAAAGTTTTCGGATAGCAAAGTTAAAATTCTGGGAATGGGAACAAATCAGCAATTTGATTATATGGATCAAAACGAATTACGAAACTCTATTGAAATTACGAAAGAATTTATAAAACTAAGCTATGATATTGGTGGAAGCGGTGTTAAAGTTAAGCCAAATGGATTTCATAAGGAAATCCCTAAAGAAAATACTATTGAACAAATAGGAAAATCTTTACACGAATTAGGTATGTTTGCAGAAAATTTTAATCAACAAATTAGACTTGAAGTTCACGGAAAAGAAACACAAGAATTACCAAATATTAAAGAAATTATGGATATTGCAAAACATCCAAATGTAAAAGTATGTTGGAATTCAAATCCGGAGGACTTAATTGGCGATGGTTTGGAATACAATTTCAATCTGGTTAAAAAATATTTAGGCGATACTGTTCATATTAGGGAATTAAATATTGGTGATTATCCTTACAACCAATTATTTACTTTACTAAAAAAAGAAAACTACAATGGATGGATATTATTGGAATGCAGAACTGAACCGGTTGATAAAGTTAAAGCGTTGATTGAACAAAGGCATATTTGGGAAAAAATGATCTAA
- a CDS encoding polysaccharide deacetylase family protein, with the protein MKNIFKFKIHKNNIVIIMLFTIFSLLACSDSESLIAQELKGNNWAEKLGFPEGKKVLIFHADDVGMCEEANTAAIAYLEKSEILSAAIMVPCPNANNAILWAANNRNKDIGLHLTLTSEWKTYRWGTVADSNLVPGLLDEQNKMYRSVEEVIANATPTEVEKEIRAQIDKAVSLGMKPNHIDTHMGTLYGSAAFVNVFFRVAEEYNIPANAIDLSKAEVAEHFRSAGYPIDENVIQSVNEYKLPKLDFFSSVPNGNTYEEKRENFFNHIKELPAGLTEIIFHPSIESENLKNITNSWQQRVWEAQLFSDPVVKQFLIDEEIVFTNWKEIMEKFNSFIK; encoded by the coding sequence ATGAAAAACATTTTTAAATTCAAAATTCATAAAAACAATATTGTAATAATTATGTTATTTACAATTTTTTCTTTATTAGCTTGTTCAGATAGTGAATCATTAATTGCTCAAGAATTAAAAGGAAATAATTGGGCAGAAAAATTAGGTTTTCCGGAAGGGAAAAAAGTTTTAATTTTTCATGCGGATGATGTTGGAATGTGTGAAGAAGCAAATACTGCAGCAATCGCATATCTTGAAAAAAGTGAAATTCTAAGTGCAGCAATTATGGTTCCTTGTCCGAATGCAAATAATGCAATTTTGTGGGCTGCAAATAATAGAAATAAAGATATTGGTTTGCATTTAACTTTAACAAGTGAATGGAAAACTTATAGATGGGGAACTGTTGCTGATTCCAATTTAGTTCCTGGTTTGCTTGATGAACAAAATAAAATGTACAGAAGTGTTGAAGAAGTTATAGCAAATGCAACTCCGACTGAAGTTGAAAAAGAAATTAGAGCACAAATAGATAAGGCAGTTTCTTTGGGAATGAAACCAAATCATATTGATACTCATATGGGAACTCTTTATGGCTCAGCGGCATTTGTGAATGTTTTTTTTAGAGTTGCAGAAGAATACAATATTCCGGCAAATGCAATTGATTTATCTAAAGCTGAAGTTGCCGAACATTTTAGAAGTGCTGGTTATCCGATTGATGAAAATGTTATTCAATCTGTAAATGAATATAAATTGCCAAAGTTAGATTTCTTTTCAAGTGTGCCAAACGGAAATACTTATGAAGAAAAAAGAGAAAACTTTTTCAATCATATTAAGGAATTGCCCGCCGGTTTAACTGAAATAATTTTCCATCCTTCAATTGAATCTGAAAATTTAAAGAATATTACAAATTCTTGGCAGCAAAGAGTTTGGGAAGCTCAATTATTTTCTGATCCAGTTGTAAAACAATTTTTAATTGATGAGGAAATTGTATTTACGAATTGGAAAGAAATTATGGAAAAATTCAATTCTTTTATAAAATAG
- a CDS encoding DUF1080 domain-containing protein, with amino-acid sequence MICLFSLGFTGNKLNMEWEYLFNGKNLDGWEKRGGEAIYEIEDNMIVGISGKNTPNTFLCTTQNYANFIFEVEFLVDDRMNSGIQIRSNSIESYMNGRVHGYQIEIDPSERAWSAGIYDEARRGWLYDLRNNEAARKAFIHNDWNKLHIEAMGNSIKTWLNGVPAANLQDSLTKDGFIALQVHQMETPGVKIKWKNIRIMDLGTNTQFPQLIETN; translated from the coding sequence ATGATTTGCTTATTTTCGCTTGGCTTTACCGGAAATAAATTAAACATGGAATGGGAATATTTGTTTAATGGTAAAAATTTAGATGGATGGGAAAAACGCGGTGGTGAAGCAATTTATGAAATTGAAGATAATATGATAGTTGGAATTTCCGGGAAGAATACACCAAACACTTTTTTATGCACCACGCAGAACTATGCAAATTTTATTTTTGAAGTTGAATTTTTAGTAGATGATAGAATGAATTCCGGAATACAAATAAGAAGCAATAGCATTGAATCATATATGAATGGAAGAGTTCACGGATATCAAATTGAAATTGATCCATCTGAAAGAGCATGGAGTGCGGGAATTTATGATGAAGCAAGACGCGGCTGGCTTTACGATCTAAGAAATAATGAAGCTGCGCGCAAAGCATTTATTCATAATGATTGGAATAAACTTCATATTGAGGCAATGGGAAATTCAATTAAAACTTGGCTAAACGGAGTTCCGGCCGCTAATTTGCAAGATTCTTTAACTAAGGATGGATTTATTGCTCTGCAAGTTCATCAAATGGAAACGCCGGGTGTAAAAATTAAATGGAAAAATATTAGAATAATGGATTTGGGAACTAATACTCAATTCCCTCAATTAATTGAAACGAATTAG
- a CDS encoding PmoA family protein has product MKLKIIFLSISAMLLLSCANNNLNQSMNHIEIVDNKDSKKIDVLIDGNLFTSYIYDDKISVLKKTVLFPLISANGVAVTRGFPLYPKPKERVDHPHHIGAWFNYGDVNGLDFWNNSDAISEERKKEMGTIRHGEILQMQNGNGKGQLVISANWLKPDGEILLKEKTNLNFIANTDARIIDREVTLTAQKETVLFKDNKEGMIAIRVARQLEHPSNEPVTLSDSYGKKTDVPVLDNTGVSGHYVSSEGIEGDDVWSTRARWVSLSGTIDEKEVTVVIFDNPENVGFPTYWHARGYGLFAANPLGQKAFSKGKEELNFKLDSGKSVTFNYRILIQNGKLSKEKIEECYNNFSKTN; this is encoded by the coding sequence ATGAAACTAAAAATAATATTTTTAAGTATTTCTGCAATGTTACTACTAAGTTGTGCCAATAACAATTTAAATCAATCAATGAATCATATAGAAATTGTTGATAATAAAGATTCAAAAAAAATTGATGTTTTGATTGATGGAAATCTTTTCACATCTTATATCTATGATGATAAAATTTCGGTATTAAAAAAGACTGTTTTATTTCCATTAATTTCTGCAAATGGAGTTGCTGTTACTAGAGGATTTCCGCTTTATCCAAAACCAAAAGAACGTGTTGATCATCCTCACCACATTGGGGCTTGGTTTAATTACGGAGATGTAAATGGATTGGATTTTTGGAATAATTCCGATGCAATTTCCGAAGAACGAAAAAAAGAAATGGGTACAATCCGACATGGTGAAATTCTGCAAATGCAAAACGGAAATGGAAAAGGTCAATTAGTTATTTCTGCAAATTGGTTAAAACCGGATGGAGAAATCTTACTAAAAGAAAAAACAAATTTAAATTTTATTGCTAATACGGATGCAAGAATTATTGATAGAGAAGTTACATTAACAGCGCAAAAAGAAACGGTTCTTTTCAAAGATAATAAAGAAGGAATGATTGCGATTCGTGTTGCACGGCAGTTAGAGCATCCGAGTAATGAACCGGTAACTTTAAGTGATTCATACGGAAAAAAAACAGATGTTCCAGTTTTAGATAATACCGGAGTTAGTGGTCATTATGTTAGTAGTGAAGGAATTGAAGGCGATGATGTTTGGTCAACACGTGCACGTTGGGTTTCATTAAGTGGAACAATTGATGAAAAGGAAGTTACAGTTGTAATTTTTGATAATCCTGAAAATGTTGGGTTTCCAACATATTGGCATGCGCGTGGATATGGACTTTTCGCCGCTAATCCTTTAGGTCAAAAAGCTTTCAGCAAAGGAAAAGAAGAGTTAAATTTTAAATTAGATTCTGGTAAATCTGTAACTTTTAATTATAGAATATTAATTCAAAATGGAAAACTTAGTAAAGAAAAAATTGAAGAGTGTTATAATAATTTTTCAAAAACTAACTAA
- a CDS encoding DUF1080 domain-containing protein, producing MFVKLLCLICSLLILSCSTFVNKVEKNSSNNLNILSESEIEDGWELLFDGKTFNGWKGIGIDSIPSGHWKIENGCIRKIKSGDVPLRADGQPLKGGDLISRNKFENFELIFEWKISENGNSGIKYNVDENYSIINGSSNALGFEYQVLDDEKNTDNAIPSHRSGSLYDLIEAKDKTLKPVGEFNSAKIIFTGNHGEHWLNGKKVVEYELDSKEFFELFMKSKYSKHDDFIKHKIAHIVLQDHGSDCWYRNIKIKILK from the coding sequence ATGTTTGTGAAATTACTTTGCTTAATTTGCAGTTTGTTGATTTTATCATGTTCAACATTTGTAAATAAAGTTGAAAAAAATAGTTCGAATAATTTGAATATTTTATCCGAAAGTGAAATAGAAGATGGATGGGAATTATTATTTGACGGAAAAACATTTAATGGTTGGAAAGGAATAGGAATTGATTCAATTCCAAGTGGACATTGGAAAATTGAAAATGGTTGCATTAGAAAAATTAAAAGTGGTGATGTTCCTTTAAGAGCAGATGGCCAACCTTTAAAGGGCGGTGATTTAATTTCAAGAAACAAATTTGAAAATTTTGAATTAATATTTGAATGGAAGATTAGCGAAAACGGAAATAGCGGAATTAAATATAATGTTGATGAAAACTATTCAATAATAAATGGCTCCTCCAATGCACTTGGTTTTGAATATCAAGTTTTAGATGATGAAAAAAATACTGATAATGCAATTCCATCGCACAGATCAGGTTCCTTATACGATTTAATTGAAGCAAAAGACAAAACACTGAAACCGGTTGGTGAATTTAATTCTGCAAAAATTATATTTACTGGAAATCACGGCGAACATTGGCTTAACGGTAAAAAAGTTGTTGAATATGAATTGGATTCGAAAGAATTTTTTGAATTATTTATGAAAAGTAAATATTCCAAACATGATGATTTTATCAAGCACAAAATTGCTCATATTGTTTTACAAGATCATGGAAGTGATTGTTGGTATAGAAATATTAAGATCAAAATACTAAAATAA